In a genomic window of Streptococcus oralis subsp. tigurinus:
- a CDS encoding S8 family serine peptidase, translating to MNRRQRFSLRKYKFGLASVLLGTALVFGASQVSANEQSTGENQAQTQAIKTELKDDKRSNFSTDQTNTNVIAPVVGEKQEAETSKEDASKQEAKVEAPVDKTAEAQESGKDSAVAKEENQVVVQKETTVATSPAPATEKASELEKKEAQATTAPKTTGETATTEKEQEKAESAKPNSLSSNDIITVPKTWKAGYKGTGTVVAIIDSGLDLNHEVLRISDPSKAKFKNKEAIEAAKKAAGIDYGKWYSDKVVYAYDYFDGTDKIKEAERTSHGMHVTGIAAGNPDKEAPNGEKVYGVAPEAQVMFMRVFSDSQKTTSSALYVKAIDDAVALGADAINMSLGSSTGSMVDAGSDIVDAIKRARAKGVSVLISAGNSNTFGNGYSKPLAENPDYGLVGNPSTVEDSISVASVNNKTLTTAVFEVKGLEGNAGLHNGKFDYNQPEADKDFEKGKEYEYVEAGLGREEDFAKLDLTGKLALIQRGSMNFSEKIKNARKHGAVGALIYNNVEGANINMSIDDEAKKIPSVFISKQYGEALKSGNYKIVFNGKMDNRPSDVANQLSDFSSWGVTTDGQLKPDVTAPGGNIYSSFNDNTYGSISGTSMAAPHVTGVAVLVKEYLQKHHPELTPEQVSETVKALIMSTAKPHVNKDTGTYTSPRQQGSGIVDTAAAVSTDLYVTGENGYPSVTLGNVGDQFTFKVTVHNISDTDRTLKMVVNTNTDEVQDGKFTLRPRKLTETVWPEVTVKAHSSQTVTVKVDARKFAAELSKQMPNGYFLEGFVRFVDPADDGDIVSLAFMGFRGEFQNLPAVEKPIYNLVREGKNGFYTEIDKENPAVNYSNDATYLATLQNDLLVSKGQRQGRRITVLGIEQNAEGKHVLQLDEKGNVRIAISPNDDGNKDLVEYKTVALRNLVNLRATVYAATDTKHEHPIWEGDAKDLRKNYFDGDSRNLKSYILDNTAWRGQDFDGNTVADGLYDYVISYTPDVPGAKEQYTTFKIQIDTQKPVITSGYIRFKDGNQEFVARKPKDVGQGGILSEKVFYLTPFDQKGTMVLSEKDQSGTRALENTHLIKANADGSYTLPKNVDKANIYYLVEDYAGNVDYISLAELVRDQNSGRVKIALKNAKTNQDIDTLYVYRIKNSKGQYVDVDKTKAIHFLQFGHYTAEIFSYDRTELKFISALSQEFDLTEENSFQTITFLANLLEYAPVSVSFNRVVPKTTTVVLKGKDGTSITLPAEKYGQYAFGKKVATGRYTVQVTLPTGYELLEDLVSLLVQPGRNNALRLSVVSKLALIAAVNQQKELVETSRYFNSSADKRKTYDQAFQVAQSALSSKLKQELIDGVLASLEAAGKALDGKDSNVTALKEAMKAYYATTKTGRYANAKEKVRRAYDRAFQEIALLAVDPKVKQDQIDQSLIALATAKSKLNGKATDFSSLKKLVKNERLFQEKNARFIYADKKEKAAYLLTFKEAQELLNDPGASQEDVKDAITALKQAKRNLHGKKPKAKRHP from the coding sequence ATGAATAGACGACAACGTTTTTCATTACGGAAATACAAATTTGGTCTTGCTTCAGTTTTATTGGGAACTGCATTGGTTTTTGGAGCAAGTCAAGTCAGTGCCAATGAGCAGAGTACAGGTGAAAATCAAGCCCAAACTCAGGCAATCAAGACAGAGCTGAAAGACGATAAGCGCTCAAACTTTTCAACTGACCAAACCAATACTAATGTGATAGCTCCAGTAGTTGGAGAGAAACAAGAAGCTGAAACTTCTAAAGAGGATGCTAGTAAACAAGAAGCTAAGGTGGAAGCTCCGGTTGATAAAACTGCTGAAGCTCAAGAATCAGGAAAAGATAGCGCAGTTGCAAAAGAAGAAAATCAAGTTGTCGTCCAAAAAGAAACAACAGTCGCTACCAGTCCGGCGCCTGCCACAGAGAAGGCTTCTGAGTTGGAGAAAAAAGAGGCTCAAGCAACGACAGCTCCTAAAACTACTGGAGAAACGGCAACTACTGAAAAAGAACAAGAAAAAGCTGAGTCTGCAAAACCCAATAGTCTTTCAAGCAATGATATCATCACAGTACCAAAAACTTGGAAGGCTGGTTACAAGGGGACGGGGACCGTTGTTGCCATTATTGACTCTGGGCTTGATTTGAATCATGAGGTTCTTCGAATTTCAGACCCGTCAAAAGCAAAATTTAAAAACAAGGAAGCCATCGAAGCAGCTAAAAAGGCTGCTGGAATCGATTACGGTAAATGGTATAGCGATAAGGTTGTCTATGCCTATGACTACTTTGACGGAACGGATAAGATCAAAGAAGCAGAAAGAACTTCTCATGGGATGCACGTAACAGGGATTGCGGCTGGAAACCCTGATAAAGAAGCACCAAATGGTGAAAAGGTCTATGGTGTGGCGCCAGAAGCCCAAGTCATGTTTATGCGTGTCTTTTCAGATAGCCAAAAGACGACTAGTTCTGCCCTTTATGTAAAGGCGATTGATGACGCAGTTGCCTTAGGAGCAGATGCCATTAATATGAGTTTGGGATCTAGCACAGGTTCTATGGTGGATGCTGGTTCTGATATTGTGGATGCCATCAAACGCGCTCGTGCCAAGGGAGTATCTGTTCTTATCTCAGCAGGAAATAGCAATACATTTGGAAATGGTTATTCAAAACCACTAGCCGAAAACCCAGACTATGGCTTGGTTGGAAATCCATCCACTGTTGAGGATTCGATTTCAGTTGCTTCTGTCAACAATAAAACATTGACAACAGCCGTTTTTGAAGTTAAAGGTCTAGAGGGAAATGCCGGCCTTCATAACGGAAAATTTGATTATAATCAACCTGAAGCAGATAAGGACTTTGAAAAAGGAAAAGAGTACGAATACGTCGAAGCAGGGTTAGGTCGTGAAGAAGACTTTGCGAAGTTGGATTTAACTGGGAAACTTGCCCTCATTCAGCGTGGATCTATGAATTTTTCAGAGAAGATCAAAAATGCACGAAAACACGGTGCAGTTGGTGCTTTGATCTACAATAATGTAGAAGGTGCAAACATCAATATGTCTATTGATGATGAAGCAAAGAAAATTCCTTCTGTATTTATTTCTAAACAGTATGGTGAAGCCTTAAAATCAGGAAACTACAAGATTGTTTTTAATGGTAAGATGGATAATCGTCCTTCTGATGTAGCCAATCAGCTATCTGACTTTTCAAGTTGGGGAGTGACCACCGATGGACAATTGAAACCAGACGTGACAGCTCCTGGCGGCAATATCTACTCATCTTTTAATGACAATACCTATGGTAGTATCAGCGGAACCAGTATGGCGGCTCCTCACGTTACGGGTGTTGCAGTTCTGGTTAAGGAATACCTTCAAAAACACCATCCAGAATTGACTCCTGAGCAAGTATCAGAGACTGTCAAGGCCTTGATCATGTCAACTGCAAAACCACATGTTAATAAGGACACAGGCACTTATACCTCTCCTCGTCAGCAAGGTTCTGGTATTGTGGATACAGCTGCTGCAGTGTCAACTGACCTCTATGTAACGGGTGAAAATGGTTATCCAAGTGTGACTTTGGGAAATGTTGGAGATCAATTTACTTTCAAGGTCACTGTACACAATATTTCAGATACTGACCGTACTCTCAAGATGGTTGTGAATACCAATACAGATGAGGTCCAAGATGGAAAATTCACCCTTCGACCTCGAAAACTAACGGAGACAGTCTGGCCTGAAGTGACTGTCAAAGCCCACAGCAGTCAAACAGTCACTGTCAAAGTGGATGCTCGAAAATTTGCTGCTGAACTCAGCAAACAAATGCCAAATGGCTATTTCCTTGAAGGGTTTGTTCGCTTTGTAGATCCAGCAGATGATGGAGATATTGTGAGTCTTGCATTTATGGGCTTCCGAGGTGAATTCCAAAATCTCCCCGCTGTCGAAAAACCAATTTACAATCTTGTTCGAGAAGGGAAAAATGGATTTTACACGGAAATAGACAAGGAAAATCCTGCCGTTAACTACTCTAATGATGCCACCTATCTCGCAACCTTGCAAAATGACCTTCTTGTTTCTAAAGGTCAACGCCAAGGACGCCGAATTACCGTTCTTGGGATTGAACAAAATGCTGAAGGTAAGCATGTTCTTCAGTTGGACGAAAAAGGGAATGTCCGTATTGCCATTTCTCCAAATGATGATGGAAACAAAGACCTGGTTGAATACAAAACGGTTGCTTTGAGAAATCTTGTAAATCTTCGTGCTACAGTTTATGCGGCTACGGATACCAAGCATGAACATCCTATTTGGGAGGGCGATGCAAAGGATCTGCGTAAAAATTATTTTGATGGTGACAGTAGAAATCTGAAGAGTTATATTCTAGATAATACTGCTTGGAGAGGCCAGGATTTTGATGGCAATACTGTTGCGGATGGTTTATATGACTATGTTATTAGTTACACACCAGACGTTCCAGGAGCCAAAGAACAATACACGACCTTTAAAATTCAAATTGATACTCAAAAACCTGTCATCACAAGTGGTTATATTCGCTTTAAAGATGGAAATCAAGAATTCGTAGCTCGCAAACCAAAAGATGTGGGTCAAGGCGGTATCCTTTCAGAAAAAGTCTTCTACCTCACCCCATTTGACCAGAAAGGGACCATGGTTCTATCTGAGAAAGACCAGTCTGGAACTCGTGCGCTTGAGAACACCCATCTGATTAAGGCCAATGCTGACGGTAGTTATACACTTCCTAAGAATGTTGACAAGGCTAATATTTACTATCTTGTAGAGGACTATGCAGGAAATGTAGACTATATCTCACTTGCTGAACTTGTCCGCGATCAAAATAGTGGTCGAGTGAAAATTGCCTTGAAGAATGCAAAAACAAATCAGGATATTGATACCCTCTACGTCTATCGAATCAAAAATAGCAAGGGGCAATATGTTGATGTTGACAAGACAAAAGCGATTCATTTCTTACAGTTTGGTCATTATACAGCAGAAATTTTCAGTTATGACCGAACAGAATTGAAATTTATCAGTGCCTTGTCCCAAGAGTTTGACTTGACGGAAGAAAATAGTTTCCAAACCATTACCTTCCTAGCAAATCTCCTAGAATATGCACCTGTGTCTGTTTCCTTCAATCGAGTAGTTCCAAAGACGACTACAGTAGTTTTGAAAGGAAAAGATGGGACAAGTATCACTCTTCCTGCTGAAAAATACGGTCAATACGCCTTCGGTAAGAAAGTTGCTACAGGTCGTTATACTGTACAAGTCACCTTGCCAACTGGATATGAACTCCTTGAAGATCTCGTTTCCTTGCTCGTTCAGCCAGGTCGAAATAATGCTTTGCGTCTATCTGTTGTGTCTAAGTTGGCCTTGATTGCTGCGGTAAATCAACAAAAAGAACTGGTAGAAACGTCTCGCTACTTTAATAGTAGTGCAGATAAGAGAAAAACTTATGACCAAGCTTTCCAAGTTGCGCAGTCAGCCTTGTCAAGCAAGTTGAAACAAGAATTGATTGATGGCGTTCTCGCTAGTCTTGAAGCTGCTGGTAAAGCTTTGGATGGAAAAGATTCGAACGTTACAGCCTTGAAAGAAGCTATGAAAGCTTACTATGCAACGACTAAAACTGGACGATATGCTAATGCCAAGGAAAAAGTACGTCGAGCTTATGATCGTGCCTTCCAAGAAATTGCCTTACTAGCTGTGGATCCTAAAGTCAAACAGGATCAAATTGACCAATCTCTCATTGCCCTAGCGACGGCTAAAAGCAAATTAAATGGCAAAGCTACTGACTTCTCTAGTCTGAAGAAACTGGTCAAGAATGAACGCCTTTTCCAAGAAAAGAATGCGAGATTTATCTATGCAGACAAGAAAGAAAAAGCAGCCTATCTTCTAACTTTTAAAGAGGCACAGGAACTCCTTAATGATCCAGGAGCGAGCCAAGAAGATGTCAAAGATGCCATTACAGCATTGAAACAAGCCAAGAGAAATCTACATGGCAAAAAACCAAAAGCGAAAAGACATCCTTAA
- a CDS encoding NAD(P)H-dependent oxidoreductase encodes MKFVGLVGSNYDQSYNRKLLEFIRRNFKFKFELEVLEIDEVPMFNQDEKWDESFQLRFLYNKITRADGVIIATPEHNHTISASLKSVLEWLSYEVHPFENKPVMIVGASYYDQGTSRAQVHLRKILDAPGVNAYTLPGNEFLLGKAKEAFDNNGNITNEGTVKFLETCLDNFVKYVGVVSKLKKPKPIEPEDLDCGKPIATTITEVDPDDPEWVEKVAAITGAVSGDTYVKLDHGILTVNQIDMFLKAMPFELTYADDNNQFLYYNNAHQDPDTMFAKRVPPQSGNRMSTVHGSLPPARMKNVEWVIGTLRNGNQEYVRTIVPGSPAGVINTHNYQAMYYPDGSYAGINEIVFNFQPWLDWYLKETGQRLVGGSGPFAPAAGGHGNADATSGASDSGDAGGHGGGADATSGASN; translated from the coding sequence ATGAAATTTGTTGGACTTGTTGGATCAAACTACGATCAATCATATAACCGCAAACTCTTGGAATTTATCCGTCGCAATTTCAAATTCAAATTTGAATTAGAAGTCCTTGAAATCGACGAAGTTCCAATGTTTAACCAAGACGAAAAATGGGACGAAAGCTTCCAATTGCGTTTCTTGTATAACAAGATTACACGTGCTGATGGTGTCATTATCGCTACTCCTGAGCACAACCACACTATCTCAGCTTCTCTCAAATCTGTACTTGAATGGCTTTCATACGAAGTTCATCCATTTGAAAACAAGCCTGTTATGATTGTGGGTGCATCATACTATGACCAAGGAACATCACGTGCACAAGTTCACCTTCGTAAAATCCTTGATGCTCCAGGTGTTAATGCCTACACGCTTCCAGGAAATGAGTTCCTTCTTGGTAAAGCCAAAGAAGCTTTTGATAACAATGGAAACATCACCAACGAAGGAACTGTTAAATTCCTTGAAACTTGCTTAGATAACTTTGTAAAATACGTAGGAGTCGTTTCGAAATTGAAAAAACCAAAACCAATCGAACCAGAAGACTTGGATTGTGGAAAACCAATTGCTACAACCATTACAGAAGTTGATCCTGACGATCCAGAATGGGTAGAAAAAGTTGCTGCAATCACTGGAGCTGTTTCTGGTGATACCTATGTCAAATTGGACCACGGTATCTTGACAGTTAACCAAATCGATATGTTCTTGAAAGCTATGCCATTTGAATTGACATACGCTGACGACAACAACCAATTCCTCTACTACAACAACGCTCACCAAGATCCAGACACCATGTTTGCTAAACGTGTACCACCTCAATCAGGTAACCGTATGTCGACGGTTCATGGATCTCTTCCACCAGCACGTATGAAAAATGTAGAGTGGGTTATCGGAACCCTTCGTAACGGAAACCAAGAATACGTCCGTACGATCGTTCCAGGTTCTCCTGCAGGTGTCATCAACACCCACAACTACCAAGCAATGTACTATCCTGACGGATCATACGCTGGTATCAATGAAATTGTCTTTAACTTCCAACCATGGCTTGACTGGTACCTAAAAGAGACTGGTCAACGTTTGGTAGGTGGTAGCGGACCATTTGCTCCTGCTGCTGGAGGACATGGAAATGCTGATGCTACTTCTGGCGCTTCTGATTCAGGTGATGCTGGAGGCCACGGTGGTGGCGCAGACGCTACTTCTGGTGCAAGCAACTAA
- a CDS encoding aldo/keto reductase, with protein MKSYTLNNGVSIPVLGFGTWKAENGEVAYQAVLEALKDGYRHIDTAAIYKNEESVGRAIRDSGLPRQEIFVTTKLWNINHSYDEARQAFEESMEKLGLDYLDLYLIHWPNPKPLRENDEWKTRNAEVWRAMEDLYQEGKIRAIGVSNFLPHHLDALLETARVIPAVNQVRLAPGVYQEEVVDYCREKGILLEAWGPFGQGELFEQKEVQEIAAKHGKSVAQIALAWSLAEGFLPLPKSVTASRIQSNLDCFGIELSKDEREILKTISVTSGAPRVDEMDF; from the coding sequence ATGAAATCTTACACCCTTAATAATGGAGTTTCAATTCCTGTACTAGGATTTGGAACATGGAAAGCTGAAAATGGTGAGGTAGCCTACCAAGCCGTTTTAGAAGCCTTAAAGGATGGTTATCGACATATCGATACTGCAGCTATCTATAAAAATGAGGAAAGTGTTGGTCGCGCTATTCGAGATAGCGGTCTTCCACGACAAGAAATCTTTGTAACGACCAAACTCTGGAATATCAATCACAGCTATGATGAAGCACGCCAAGCATTTGAAGAATCAATGGAAAAACTGGGATTGGATTATCTAGATTTGTACCTTATCCATTGGCCAAATCCAAAACCTTTAAGAGAAAATGACGAATGGAAAACTCGCAATGCTGAAGTCTGGAGAGCGATGGAGGACCTTTACCAAGAAGGCAAAATCCGTGCTATCGGCGTTAGTAATTTCCTTCCCCATCATTTGGATGCCTTGCTTGAGACAGCAAGAGTCATTCCAGCGGTCAATCAGGTGCGCTTGGCACCAGGAGTTTATCAAGAGGAAGTGGTTGACTACTGTAGAGAGAAAGGAATTCTCTTAGAGGCTTGGGGACCTTTTGGCCAAGGAGAGTTGTTTGAACAGAAAGAAGTCCAAGAAATTGCTGCTAAGCATGGGAAATCAGTGGCTCAAATCGCCTTGGCTTGGAGTTTGGCAGAAGGCTTTTTACCCCTACCTAAGTCAGTGACAGCCTCTCGTATCCAGAGCAATCTTGACTGTTTTGGAATTGAACTCAGCAAAGACGAGCGAGAAATCTTAAAGACAATTTCAGTGACTTCGGGCGCACCTCGTGTGGATGAGATGGATTTTTAG
- the glyS gene encoding glycine--tRNA ligase subunit beta, with the protein MTKNLLVELGLEELPAYVVTPSEKQLGEKMAAFLKENRLSFEAIQTFSTPRRLAVRVTGLADKQSDLTEDFKGPAKKIALDSDGNFTKAAQGFVRGKGLTVEDIEFREIKGEEYVYVTKEEVGQPVKAIVPGVVDVLKSLTFPVSMHWANNTFEYIRPVHTLTVLLDEQEFDLDFLDIKGGRMSRGHRFLGQETKIQSALSYEEDLREQFVIADPRERKQMIVDQIKAIEAEHGVRIEIDADLLNEVLNLVEYPTAFMGSFDAKYLEVPEEVLVTSMKEHQRYFVVRDQDGKLLPNFISVRNGNAEHLENVIKGNEKVLVARLEDGEFFWREDQKLVISDLVEKLNHVTFHEKIGSLREHMIRTGKIAVLLAEKAGLSVDETIDLARAASIYKFDLLTGMVGEFDELQGIMGEKYALLAGETPAVAAAIREHYMPTSADGALPESKIGAILAIADKLDTILSFFSVGLIPSGSNDPYALRRATQGVVRILDAFGWHIAMDELIDSLYTLKFDSLTYENKAEVMDFIKARVDKMMGSTPKDIKEAVLASSNFVVADMLEVASALVEASKEENFKPSVESLSRAFNLAEKAEGTDTVDSALFENEEEKALAEAVESLVLSGTASQQLEQLFALSPVIDAFFENTMVMTDDQDIRQNRLSILSQLTKKAAKLARFNQINTK; encoded by the coding sequence ATGACAAAAAACTTATTAGTAGAACTCGGTCTTGAAGAGTTACCAGCCTACGTAGTAACTCCAAGCGAAAAACAACTAGGTGAAAAAATGGCAGCCTTCCTCAAGGAAAACCGCCTGTCTTTTGAAGCCATTCAAACCTTCTCAACACCACGTCGTTTGGCTGTTCGTGTGACTGGGCTTGCAGACAAGCAATCTGATTTGACAGAAGATTTCAAGGGACCAGCAAAGAAAATCGCCTTGGATAGTGATGGAAACTTCACCAAAGCAGCCCAAGGATTTGTCCGTGGAAAAGGCTTGACGGTTGAAGATATTGAATTCCGTGAAATCAAGGGTGAAGAATATGTCTATGTTACCAAGGAAGAAGTGGGGCAACCAGTTAAAGCCATTGTTCCAGGTGTAGTAGATGTCTTGAAGTCACTGACATTCCCTGTCAGCATGCACTGGGCTAACAATACTTTTGAATATATCCGCCCTGTACACACTTTGACAGTTCTCTTGGACGAGCAAGAGTTTGATTTGGATTTCCTTGATATCAAGGGGGGGCGTATGAGTCGCGGTCATCGTTTCTTGGGACAAGAAACTAAGATTCAGTCAGCATTGAGCTACGAAGAAGACCTTCGTGAACAGTTTGTAATCGCGGATCCACGTGAACGTAAGCAAATGATTGTTGACCAAATCAAGGCAATCGAAGCTGAACATGGTGTACGTATCGAAATTGATGCTGACTTACTGAATGAAGTCTTGAACTTGGTTGAATACCCAACTGCCTTTATGGGAAGTTTTGATGCCAAATACCTTGAAGTTCCAGAAGAAGTTTTGGTGACTTCGATGAAAGAACACCAACGTTACTTCGTTGTTCGTGATCAAGATGGCAAGCTCTTGCCAAACTTCATTTCAGTTCGTAATGGAAATGCAGAGCATTTGGAAAATGTCATCAAGGGAAATGAAAAAGTCTTAGTTGCCCGCTTGGAAGACGGTGAATTCTTCTGGCGTGAAGACCAAAAATTGGTCATTTCAGATCTTGTTGAAAAATTGAACCATGTGACCTTCCATGAAAAGATTGGTTCCCTTCGTGAACACATGATTCGTACAGGTAAGATTGCCGTCCTTTTGGCGGAAAAAGCTGGTTTATCAGTGGATGAAACGATTGATCTTGCCCGCGCAGCATCCATTTACAAGTTTGACTTGTTGACAGGGATGGTTGGTGAGTTTGATGAACTCCAAGGAATTATGGGTGAGAAATATGCCCTCCTTGCTGGTGAAACTCCAGCAGTTGCGGCTGCCATTCGTGAACACTACATGCCTACATCAGCGGACGGAGCTCTCCCAGAGAGCAAGATTGGAGCCATTCTAGCCATTGCAGACAAATTGGATACGATTTTGAGTTTCTTCTCAGTAGGCTTGATTCCATCAGGTTCTAATGACCCTTATGCCCTTCGTCGTGCAACTCAAGGTGTAGTTCGTATCTTGGATGCTTTTGGTTGGCACATTGCTATGGATGAGCTGATTGATAGCCTTTATACGTTGAAATTCGACAGCTTAACTTATGAAAATAAAGCAGAGGTCATGGACTTTATCAAGGCTCGTGTCGATAAGATGATGGGTTCAACTCCAAAAGACATCAAGGAAGCAGTCCTTGCAAGTTCGAACTTTGTCGTGGCGGATATGTTGGAAGTAGCAAGTGCTCTTGTCGAAGCAAGCAAGGAAGAAAACTTCAAACCGTCTGTCGAATCCCTCTCACGTGCTTTCAATTTGGCTGAGAAAGCGGAAGGAACTGACACGGTTGATTCTGCTCTCTTTGAGAATGAAGAAGAGAAAGCCTTGGCGGAAGCAGTAGAATCACTCGTTTTATCAGGGACTGCAAGTCAGCAATTAGAACAACTCTTTGCGCTTAGTCCAGTTATTGATGCTTTCTTTGAGAATACTATGGTAATGACCGATGATCAAGATATTCGTCAAAATCGATTGTCCATCCTATCGCAATTAACCAAGAAAGCAGCTAAGCTTGCACGCTTTAACCAAATCAATACCAAGTAG
- a CDS encoding DUF896 family protein, with translation MDSKKIARINELAKKKKTEGLTSAEKVEQAKLREEYIEGYRRAVRHHIEGIKIVDEEGNDVTPEKLRQVQREKGLHGRSLDDPNS, from the coding sequence ATGGATTCAAAAAAAATCGCTCGTATCAACGAGCTCGCTAAAAAGAAAAAAACAGAAGGCTTAACTTCTGCTGAAAAGGTGGAACAAGCTAAACTTCGTGAGGAATATATCGAAGGCTATCGTCGCGCTGTTCGTCACCATATTGAAGGAATTAAAATTGTGGATGAGGAAGGAAATGACGTAACGCCAGAAAAACTACGCCAAGTGCAACGTGAAAAAGGTTTACATGGTCGCAGTTTAGATGATCCCAACTCATAA
- the glyQ gene encoding glycine--tRNA ligase subunit alpha — translation MSKKLTFQEIILTLQQFWNDQGCMLMQAYDNEKGAGTMSPYTFLRAIGPEPWNAAYVEPSRRPADGRYGENPNRLYQHHQFQVVMKPSPSNIQELYLESLEKLGINPLEHDIRFVEDNWENPSTGSAGLGWEVWLDGMEITQFTYFQQVGGLATGPVTSEVTYGLERLASYIQEVDSVYDIEWADGVKYGEIFIQPEYEHSKYSFEISDQEMLLENFDKFEKEAGRALEEGLVHPAYDYVLKCSHTFNLLDARGAVSVTERAGYIARIRNLARVVAKTFVAERKRLGYPLLDEETRAKLLAEDAE, via the coding sequence ATGTCTAAGAAATTAACATTTCAAGAAATTATTTTGACTTTGCAACAATTTTGGAATGACCAAGGTTGTATGCTCATGCAGGCTTATGATAATGAAAAAGGTGCGGGGACGATGAGTCCTTACACTTTCCTTCGTGCTATTGGGCCTGAGCCATGGAATGCAGCGTATGTAGAACCATCACGTCGTCCTGCTGACGGTCGTTATGGAGAAAATCCTAACCGTCTCTACCAACACCACCAATTCCAAGTGGTCATGAAGCCTTCTCCATCAAATATCCAAGAACTTTACCTTGAGTCTTTAGAAAAATTGGGAATCAACCCTTTGGAACACGATATTCGTTTCGTTGAGGACAACTGGGAAAACCCTTCTACTGGTTCAGCTGGTCTTGGATGGGAAGTTTGGCTTGATGGGATGGAAATCACTCAGTTCACTTATTTCCAACAAGTTGGTGGATTGGCAACTGGCCCTGTGACTTCGGAAGTTACCTATGGTTTGGAACGTTTGGCTTCTTACATTCAAGAAGTGGACTCTGTCTATGATATCGAGTGGGCCGATGGCGTAAAATATGGAGAAATTTTTATCCAGCCTGAGTACGAGCACTCAAAATATTCATTTGAAATTTCGGACCAAGAGATGTTGCTGGAAAACTTTGATAAGTTTGAAAAAGAAGCTGGTCGTGCCTTGGAAGAAGGATTGGTTCACCCTGCCTATGACTATGTTCTCAAATGTTCACACACCTTTAACCTACTTGATGCACGTGGTGCCGTATCTGTAACTGAGCGCGCAGGCTATATCGCCCGTATCCGTAACTTAGCCCGTGTAGTAGCCAAAACCTTTGTCGCAGAACGCAAACGCCTAGGCTACCCACTCTTGGATGAAGAAACAAGAGCGAAACTCCTAGCAGAAGACGCAGAATAG